Genomic window (Myxocyprinus asiaticus isolate MX2 ecotype Aquarium Trade chromosome 26, UBuf_Myxa_2, whole genome shotgun sequence):
GAAAGCAATTTGTCCATGTTACTTTCAACATAATTTCTccccacaaaaataaaaataaatacttatgAATTCTCATGCCCAGAGGCCTTTCATTACCTTATCTAACCTTTATTTTAAGTAGATCTTAATAAACCATTTGTTTGAGTCAAATTAGTGTTTGCGTTTGGTGCCATAAGGATGACAAATAGTGTGCTTTCACATTTGAAAATAAACACCCTTAAAAGCTTTAGTAGAATTTAAGATAGCATGCTTGCTTGCTCAGCACATGTGATCTTCTATAATGAAAACAGCCCTAAAAATTAGTGGGCATTATTTGACTGTGCCTGTATTAAAtcaatacctttttttttcttgagaaagacAAAATGAATATCCAAAAAATGTCCACATATGGGAAATGCCAACAAATTTTGCCTTTATTTCACTCAAGGATGACTGTGACTACAGTCCTCACATGTTTGTGCCGACTGAATGCCATGATTAGACAATAACAAAAAAGCTCACCTTGTCCAGAATAAACCTGTTCAAGTAGGGCATGTATCCCTGATTGGAAACAGGACCTTCATCATCATCTCTAAAGTGTTCCTCCAGAGCTACAGGATCATGAGGGATCTTCATCACGGTGCAGAGATTATGGGAAAGCACCTGAAAGACAACACTGAGTTTAACACCAAAATAATGCacatgcatttacacacacacacacacacatatagttaCATTCATTTTGTGTATTCAGATGTGATCAAATCGTCTCCACTATCTCTAATGTACTCTTAACATAATCAGTAGGACAATGAAACAAAAGTTTCAACTGCTCTTTTATTTCGAAGCATCCAAAACGATACATACAAAATTGAACACAACCGAATGTATAAAACGAAATGCATACAGTCAATGTTTTGAGGAGAGTTCAGAGAATAACACTAAGAATTAGAAATGTTTTTATAGAGGTGTAAATGTTAATTCTGCATTTATAGCGAATAACTCAACCGTAACACAACATTGGGGTCAGAAAACACCAGCATTGCATGTTATAACACATACACATGCAGCTTTTCCAAGTAAACATCATAAAGTTACTCAGTTGCAAAAAGAAAAATCTCTGTGACAAGCACTAACTCTCACGACGAGAAAACTTTACGTTTACAGTCGGTGCGGCGTGTGTGAATCACTCCTGCGCTGGCCCGTTGAAACAACTCTTACATTCCGGAGTCCAATCTTAAAAAAACAAGTTACTTAAACGGCAAAAACAAACCTTCAACTGTGATTTAGACACTTTCCCACTTTTATCCACATCCAGGGCTGTGAATGCGTGCCATATTGCCTTGAGGAGTTCGTCCCTTAGTCCCATTCTCAGAGGTAGCGTCTCCGGACTGCTGACTGACTCGTCGCACTTGATGTGAAATATTTTCTCATGAGGGTTTAACAATAGAGTAGTCACATGACATCAGACCTCAAACTACAGAACTCGCGCTTATGAAAGACCAGGCAGGAATTTATAACATCTGCAAACACCGTTAACAATATTAATACACATATAGCGCGGAGCAgttttggttacattttattaaaagaaCATATTAACAGACAAAATGAATGTTTCGTGGATCAACAGTAACAATGAATCTCAACAGTACCCTATTAATGTAGTTGAAGTAACACAAAAgtcaaaattacacattattaACTAAGGACATCCGATGAAAGGATCAAGGATTGTTTTAATGCTACAAACAGGGTTGGAGATTTGTACGGCATGTGTACATTTAAATAATCCTTTGCTTCCCGTTTTAATTATACAATGGTCACATGGTAAAATTGGTCAGCAAGATATGACAGGATTAGATAAAGCAAGTAATGGCTGGATGcaatctgaaaaaaaacaacaacaaaaaaaaacactggagCACAAACACAATTATGATGACGAGGACATGAAATATTGCTTGGATAAAGAATGTTTAGggtatttacaaaaaaaataaattctactAGTTAAAATCTTCCAACCCTAACTGGATACAGACGAACACGAATAGCAGCAGGCTTTCTGTGGCAAGCTTGCCATTTCCTCCAAAGTGCTCATTTAAATGGTAGTCTAACTCAGGCCCCAACTTCCATAGCCCAACAggcatttttttttccacaggcaGTAAGGTGCACAAATCTTTGATCTGGTACATTCACATATCAGGGCTCTGTAGGGGTACACATTTCCCATTTGGTAAAGAGCAACACTGCACATTCAAAAAAGCAAGTGCAGAGACTATGTTGACCCTTACCTATGGAACTTAAAGCAAAGATTAGGAGATGGAACTATACCAACAACGTGACCATCTTGAGACAATTCTGCCTCATGGGAGGACTACATTTTGAGAAGGCAACCATAATTGGTAAGGCAGATCTGCATTATTCACACAAAGGCAAGTCTATTGCCAATACAAATTGATGCAGAGAAGGCCAAGCTTCAGTAAAAACTTTTTGTTCTTCAGTTAAACCCATGGTACTTCTGACAAACAGTACAAGCACTATAAGTTACAGGACCATCTCTGTCTTTCTTCCAGCTACAGACAAAACTGCATACAGCAGTCTTCAATCTTTCATACAGCACAACTGAAGTTCCTACTCAGTCTTATGACGTCACAATTGCCTAGATCAGTCTGGTCATGTCTTTTATCTCGAGTTCACTTCAGTAAATGGTGAGACTAACAGAGCGGTTCATTTTCTTCCCGATGAGTCGAGATGCTCTGGAACTGGACTGGACTGTGGAACGTGTAAGAACTCGGTCTGAAGACAGAACCCTCTCCTCTGCTGCGGCCTTTGCCATCTGAGCTTTCTTGAGCTCCCtgagaaaaataaacagtacAATTAATTCAGATGTCATAAGAAAGGGtccatttatggtgctttttacaAGTGTCAGGCTTTGAGAGCAGAAAAAGTTACTTTGTAATGTGGGCTACAATTAAAATTAGAAATTAAAGGGAAAAGATGTTTGGGGGGGGGTGACCTTAATGGCTGGAATATGCTTTAAATTGGTCTAACATGCCTTGGCTCAAATCAAGTAGGTCGCCTAGAGCCACTACATCAGCCCACTTATAAATACCATTAAGCAGTAAGTCACATACTTTTGCAGAAGTGCATTCTTGAACTTTTCAGCATTGAGCTCTACACGCAGCTGGTCAGCACTCATTCTGGAAGCAGTGAGCAGAACAGGGTGTCTGACAAGGTCAGAGGTTGAGGGTCGCCGCGTTGGGTCAGGATGGATCATAAGCTGGCAAAAGATGATAACGTTTTAATTACAAGGTATAGCACTAGAAACCAGTGGAGAGGCTTATCCCTATTTTCTATGTGAGATTTTGCAGTTCACCAACAGTATGTGTCACTTTAACTTACCTTTAACAAGCTTAAAAATTCCTGAGAGAGCACTTGGGGGATATGGGGCAGAATGCCCTGTCGGACTTTATGCCACTTTTCCCCATTGGTGGGGAGGGGCTCTGCTCCAGAGGCACTGACAACAGTCAAAGCCAGAGCAAAAATGTCTGCTTTTTTCAAATTACTGTAGTCCTGTGGGCAAAATCAACAAATATTAGTGCATGATATTAAACATAACATTGTAATTTGCCAGAAAATCATTAAATGTGTGTTTACCTCCTGAAGGACTTCATTTGCCAGGTATCTGCTGTCACCTTCTTCAACTTGGGGATTGGTAATCCTTGTAACATGACCTAGATCACCTGATACAGAAAAGATAGTCAAAATCCTATCCACTTTATAAAGCtgtccctgtattaaattagcgTTATCCTCTGGACAAAGTTCGGCATCTTACCTATTTTGTACACCACTCTCGTGGGTCCATCGTCTTCATCGTCAAGTTCCTCTAAACTAGCAGCAGGTTTGCGTGAAATGAATATATTGCCTGAAAGACAATATTCTGTTCAAATACTATTTTCCAACAGAGGCATTATTCTTTAATTATCTGTCGGTACTTCGGAGTGGAAGTACATATACTACTATTCATAAACACATACAAGTCACAAAAAGTCACACAACTCAGACGCGTCAACAAGATATTTTTAAAGGCTGTATCATGCAAATACGTACTTGGCTTGATATCCATGTGAACAAGTGCTGTTGAGTGAATGTACTTGAGTCCACGAGACACTTGCAACAGCAGATCCTTCAGCTCCATCTCTGACAGGAAGTGCATGCGTCTATTGTTCTCGGCAATGACATCAGACAGGGTTCCACCGTTACAGTACTCGTTCTGGATCAGCATGTGGTCATCTTCTGCCCAAGCCGAATAATACCTCACAACATGGGGGTGCTGTCCAAGAACTGCATGTGCATAGACCTCACGAAGTGCATTCTGCCTATTAGGAGAATTCATAGGCATAATTAAAAAGGCAATGAGAACCTCCATTAAGTAAAAAGTGACACCAAGTACATAATATAAGTTGCACAGTTCACTTACTCATCCACAGATCCTGCCAGAGGCTTTTTGGAACGTTTGATGGCGTAGATACAGCCATCCAATCGCTTGACACATTTGAAAACTGAGCCGAACTCTCCAGAGCCAATTTTCTCCAGCTCATGGAATTCAGATGCATATCTGGACATCATGTTATTCTCCATCATTGTGATTCTCTGTGTGAAATTAAGTTAATATTAGACATTAAAAGGAACACTCAACTtcaaggaatagtccacccaaaaatgaaaaattctcatttactcaccttcaggtcatcccagatgtgtagaactttctttcttctgcagaacacaaagatttttaaaggaatatctccactctgtaggtccattcaatgtaagtgaatggtggcctgaactctgaagctccaaaaagcacaaagtcagcataaaagtaatccataagactccagtggttaaatcaatatcttcagaagtgatatgatagttgtgtgtgagaaacagatcaatatttaagtcacttttaaatataaatctccactttcactttctttttggcaattcacattcttcatgtatatctccacattctttgtgcatatctccaactaggcagggaggagaatttatagtaaaaagtcatatggattacttttatgctgcctttatgtcccttttggagcttcaaagttctgtccatcattcacttgcattgtgtggacctacagagtggagatatttttttttttttaaatctttgtgttctgcagaagaaaccaagtcatccacatctgggatgcatgagggattttcatttttaggtgaactaatcctttaactagacgtgaaaaaaaagcacaaaatcaACCCTAATAAAACATTTCAATTAACGATGACTTAAGTTTTACCTTTGTTGGAGGAATCAGCTCATCCTCTATCTCAGCATCGCTTGCATCCATGTCCTCCCCACAGGAGCTAAAAGAACGAAAAAGCATTATTCATTATAAGGGGTGCAGAATGCAGATGCAAATGTCAAACACTAGAGGGCAGCAGAGAGGCCTGACTAAGCACATGGCGTGGTAAGTGAGCGAACACGATGGTTTGGTTTCTCGCCATGTTTTTGTCTTGGAGTAGAATTAGTAAACGGATTTAACGAACAGTGAACATGTGCCATACATGTCCAAGATAGGCATAGTGATTTACAACACTAAGGATCTTATTTTAAAACAGCCACTAACCAGTGTGTTAAAAGAAAAGAGGGAAAAGATAAAAGACACGTTTGGACAGAGTATCAATAATGGACAAACATACTCATTCCAGTGTGATCGTTTCCTGTTGTTTCTTTGTAGTGTTGATGACTGCACCAGTATGGAGTCCGGGGTGAAGGGGTTGATGTTGACTAGAGGTGTCTGGTTTCGTCGTCCATCCAGACAAGCTTTGCTCGTGGAATCCACATTCTTGAACAGAGCGACTCTCCGGCTCGTCGATGCCGTCGTCCTGGCCCTCGACAATAAACTCTATTGGAGATATACGTAATCCATTAGCacgaataatacaaataaaacaaagggCAAAGGCACATTTTCTCAAGCAAGGATTGTGAAAATTAAATGGAATTTAAAAACAGCACACGTTAAAGGAGGTAATTTGTGCAGGTATCAATGGACTGATTCATTTGGAGCTGTTACGCAACTTTACAGTTAGTCCAGTATCTGGGTCACTAGGTGAAGTCACCCACCTGGGCAAAGGCTTGActgactttcacattttgaatttcgAATTTAAATAGTAACAATGGCATAGTGGCAGAGACAAACAACTAAAAAGTTCGAAAGAATTCCACAGAATTTAAACCGCATAACGTGATCTGTTTGTGTAAACAGAAGTCAAAGTGCAAAATCAACAACTTATTTGTGATTTAGGCTTAAAGTTTGCTTAAGTTAAGCGTGTTACTACAAACCTTTGGGGTGTGAGGGGTATCAAACAGACGGAGTTTCCTGAAGGTTTTATGGGGTGGTGTATCAGGACAGTCCGGGACAGGGGAGCTGGATCCCTCCATGTCATCATGAACGTAACTTCTCTCGGGTGAACTGTCGTAAGCCTGGGGACTTTTCCTTGGCGATGGAGAGCTTTTCATGTAAAAAGGCGCTTTCACGCGAGAGGGTGAGCCGAAACCCTCCTCATCCCAGGACTCGTCGTCGTCTCGGGTTCGGCCGAGGGGGCTGCTGCCCAGGTCCTCCGGTCTCTTATCGACGCCGCTGCGCCGCACGGAGACGGGAGAGTCCAGCTCCGTGAAGCCCGATTCGGCCCCGGTGCTGTTGTTCGCCTCCTCTAAATTGTCGTCTTCATTATCACTGGCGGTGAACTGCAACTTCTGTCGAACGGGTTTTAAATTTGGAGACTTGCCGTGCCTCCGTACACTGAAACTCATCTTGCCAGGCGAAAGTTCAGTTTTTGTAAAAGTAAAAGAAAACTTAAGACACACAAAGTTGTGTAAAATAAGAAACCAGCCTAAACGGCTGGTAAATCAGGCAGAGATTATGTAATTTAGATAAACATATCTAATATTGACCATGCAACGCAACAACCTGATGTCCCGAAAAACAGCGATGGGAATCCCAAATTGTTCCAGGTGGACGTTATCGAAGAAAATCTCTAATGTAGTTTCTCACCTGACGACTGATATCTCCGTGACAAGTCTGCACAAGTTCAGTTCAAACGCTTTTAGAGACGGATAACGTAGTTAAAAGCGTGAAAACCAGCTTCCAGGGCGACGTTTTGGGTATCGGCGAAGAAAATGGCTGCTCCAAAAACTTCCAACTGATgtctaaagaataaaaaaatatataaaaccttAATAGCGATTACACGATGTGTATACAACGTCGAATTAAGAGATAACACTTTGAAAACGTGTCAAAGCATCCAAAATAGTGTCGTTTAAGACAATAATGTTTACAAAAGTAGTTTGAATGGCGAGCTACTCCTCCCACCAACAAGCGTGGTCAAAGTCTTCCCGCGACCGTTGGTCATGTGACGTGTTATGTACCAATGAGCGCCGACTTTCAAAGTTTGAAAGATGGGCGGTCCGGTGGGTGCTACGTCATAAGCCCCTCCCCCTACCTGCCCACCGTCTGTGACCTCAATTTGGCGCGAATGCATTTCTTTCATCTACCGTTTGATCTTTGAACGGTTGAGAGAGAGGCTTTTTAGAAGATGGGCTTGGCACATTGTCACCCTTCTTTTGTGGTGGAAAAACTTATAATTACATGGCATTAAATTGGTTTGATAGGATTAAACATTTTACTAGTGTTTTCATGACAAGCGAGGGTGGTGTAATTAGCCACATGGTCTTGTTTTGACAGTAGAGCTTCTCCATTGGAACTTTTACGGTAGATGGATTGACAGGCAATGGTAAGCACTTCAACAGCCCATTCGTCAGAACGTATTTGGAAAGTGCCAGGATCCATGATATAGATACATATATGACTGTAAACATAGCAAGCCATAAGTTTGTTACGCTCTCAACTCATATGTGAATTGCACATTGTAATGGGTgagaagtcaaaaaaaaaaaaatattgtacaatggcgattctttttttaattataattgttGATCTTTCCTTGTTGACATTGCAAAAAATAGCAGAATCaaatatatacagaaaaaaacTCTAGTTTTAAAACagttatgtacatatatatatatatatatatatatatccacacaAAAATATCTTAAGTCTTCTTGATTTATAGCAATCATGATCTGAGCATTatggaaaaaaaacatgatttttgaCAGGTTTTCAATACACacgcatacatatatatatatatatatatatatatacacacacacacacacacacacacacacacacacacacacacacactcactcgcgcACAATCTTGAGAAGTTCAATGTGATGAGCAGAAAATTAGTTAATCGTCCATTCCGGGGGTCTCTCCTTGCTGTATTCTTGATGCTATTCTGATGGCTTCTTCTAGGGAGGGCTGATCACTGAGCTGAGAGAGAAATTTCAACATTTAATAAAACTTGTTTatctgcaaaaaaatacaaataattttcttttttttttttttttttttttttaccatacctTATTTCAATATTTGCATTTAATATTTTCAGTCTTCCCCAACTTGCAATGCTCAGTACAACACCCACCAAACACGGTTACCCTCCCCTATTCTAAAAAAATGACACTTTACCATTGTTGGCAATAAGGGCTCATTAATCAGAACTGAATGGCAAACTAGTGAAAAGATCAATGAAAGGTTGATTGGACTAGACTAGGCTGCTCAATTAGTTCTCCATTAGTGAAACTACTACTATATACTACTGTATATGATCCTTATCCATTTTGGCCACCAATATCTTAAATCTATAACTGAAAATGTGTTTAAGTAAATAAACACCATTATTGGGAAGcctgtgtgttttgtttgaagaTATAAATAGCATAAAACtagtggaaataaaaaaaaaaaaacatgcctaaGCGACTCTGATTACGATTCCTGGCTCATTTTCTCAATTCTTTTTCTATTCCCCAAAAACAGGAGGTTAAGTTCAATCtcataaaaaaacagcataataTAAAGCTTTCTTTGCACTATTTACGATAGTATGAATGCCAAAAGATCTTGCATTTTTTCAATGGGTATATTCTGACAATAAATATGTGCCTATATCAAAATTCCAATGCAGTTTCAATTCCATAGGATGAATTTGAGGGAAATTTGGCTGAGCAGATGCACAGTAATTTGAAGAACTACCACAAATAATGTTAAAAGCACTATTTAGTTCTACAGTGAAATTGCCTGTTAACACTCATTAGTTGATCTTGTTTAGTAAGATACTGACATATGTATGTAATTGTCCACTACATTTTGTACactaaataaaatgtccaaacaacacACTTGGATGATTTTAGCCATTTAATAATCCTGGTTCTTGTGCAACTCATACATGTATACAATCTTGTTTCATATAATGTAAAAAGATTGTTCATAATTTGTATTTGAAAGTAATTTGATTTCATagaataattttaatgtaaaaatagtgtaaaatgtatgctaatgaaaaaaaatgtatgcaaaaggTTTTAAAGCAAACTGTAAATGTTGAGTGCTAGACTAAGTAGAGAAGCATTTATGAGTGCAGTCAATTTACTATCTAATCTTTAGCCTACTGATTTATTGATGGAAACTGGGTAGCTAACTCACTGTAACATTGGGAATTTCTTATCGTTTTCTATTTTGAATTCAAatttaatccaaagtaaaataccagTAGACTATATTTGTCTGCAAAGCAGATATCTgatgtgttgaagggcttgtgcGATTGCTTCATTCAGATGAAAAAACAGAGCAGAATTACTGATGGCCAACAAAGAGTCAGGTTGATCAGTCTAGAATTTATGATCATTTAGACACAGTCATTTTATAATCTGGAATTTAGTGCTGTAAAGCTACTGGAATATGTAGTAGTTTagtggtcgaggaaataaacaGTCCAAAAATATCACAGCCTGAGCGGAGTCGATTCGTGATTCCCAATCACTCAGAATATGGAAACGATTCCCAGCCTTAAATGTAGTGCAGTTTATTTCTAAATCCAAGCACTTCCATTAAGTACACCTACAGAACATCCTTAAGGAGAGAAGGTCACTGCCCCCAACAAACAGTCTTTTGAGGATAATTGCATGTTCCCACCCAAAAAGGGACTTAAGTTTACAACATAAACTgaagattttattatttactcacagCCAAATTAAGTACATGATTTAAGCTCTGCGGCCCCTCCCATATGTGTGTGTTAacgtaaatgtgtgtttgtgagagagtttGATATGTCTGAATATATATTCCATACCTGCACAGCAATGTGTGTACCATTAGAGGTGGCCAGCAGTGTGACTGGGTGTGGACTTGTGGAAACCACATGCTGCTCCTGATCCTGTACAAGCTCCTCCTCCTCT
Coding sequences:
- the wee1 gene encoding wee1-like protein kinase; its protein translation is MSFSVRRHGKSPNLKPVRQKLQFTASDNEDDNLEEANNSTGAESGFTELDSPVSVRRSGVDKRPEDLGSSPLGRTRDDDESWDEEGFGSPSRVKAPFYMKSSPSPRKSPQAYDSSPERSYVHDDMEGSSSPVPDCPDTPPHKTFRKLRLFDTPHTPKSLLSRARTTASTSRRVALFKNVDSTSKACLDGRRNQTPLVNINPFTPDSILVQSSTLQRNNRKRSHWNDSCGEDMDASDAEIEDELIPPTKRITMMENNMMSRYASEFHELEKIGSGEFGSVFKCVKRLDGCIYAIKRSKKPLAGSVDEQNALREVYAHAVLGQHPHVVRYYSAWAEDDHMLIQNEYCNGGTLSDVIAENNRRMHFLSEMELKDLLLQVSRGLKYIHSTALVHMDIKPSNIFISRKPAASLEELDDEDDGPTRVVYKIGDLGHVTRITNPQVEEGDSRYLANEVLQEDYSNLKKADIFALALTVVSASGAEPLPTNGEKWHKVRQGILPHIPQVLSQEFLSLLKLMIHPDPTRRPSTSDLVRHPVLLTASRMSADQLRVELNAEKFKNALLQKELKKAQMAKAAAEERVLSSDRVLTRSTVQSSSRASRLIGKKMNRSVSLTIY